One Cohnella candidum genomic region harbors:
- a CDS encoding ImmA/IrrE family metallo-endopeptidase: MNLSFAQTTLEQWTEQLWDKAGIRAVSQLNIDEVAARLNVWVHYMDETSRALEYLGMRSILIDKRLGAREQWEEFLHELCHVLRHAGNQTLMPKSFCEGQEAEANRFVLYAAIPASMLMAIPLPDSLEEASELLADRFGVTPALARRRLEQIQRRIFARALWEEALEAGAYPLPRSGLPT; encoded by the coding sequence ATGAATCTGAGCTTTGCGCAAACCACGCTGGAGCAGTGGACGGAGCAGTTGTGGGACAAAGCCGGCATCCGGGCGGTCTCGCAGTTGAACATTGACGAGGTGGCCGCGCGTTTGAATGTCTGGGTCCACTATATGGACGAGACCAGCCGGGCTCTCGAATATTTAGGCATGCGCTCCATTCTCATCGATAAACGACTGGGCGCCAGGGAACAATGGGAAGAGTTCCTGCATGAGCTATGCCACGTGCTTCGCCATGCCGGCAATCAGACGCTGATGCCCAAATCGTTTTGCGAGGGGCAGGAAGCGGAGGCCAACCGGTTCGTTCTATACGCGGCGATTCCCGCCTCCATGCTGATGGCGATCCCTCTGCCCGACAGCCTGGAAGAAGCCTCGGAACTGCTTGCGGATCGGTTCGGCGTCACGCCGGCCTTGGCGCGGAGAAGGCTGGAGCAGATTCAACGCCGGATTTTCGCCCGCGCTTTGTGGGAAGAAGCGCTGGAAGCCGGTGCCTATCCTCTGCCGCGTTCCGGATTGCCGACGTGA
- a CDS encoding helix-turn-helix domain-containing protein: MPLGHRLRERREKLGKTQLDSAKDLGISNVQLSRYESGDRKPDPQMLSRFAEYYKTTADYLLGRTDDPTAGHPETGDADFHAAFEQFINNPEHGVFFKEYLAAPEARKEEMRRFWEFIREKEQGRKPGDRQGGA; the protein is encoded by the coding sequence ATGCCACTCGGACACCGCCTGCGGGAACGCAGGGAAAAGCTCGGCAAGACGCAGCTTGACTCCGCCAAAGACCTGGGTATCAGCAACGTACAATTGTCGCGTTACGAATCCGGGGATCGCAAGCCGGACCCCCAGATGCTGAGCCGATTTGCCGAATATTATAAAACGACGGCCGATTACTTGCTGGGCCGCACGGATGACCCAACCGCGGGACATCCTGAAACAGGCGATGCCGATTTCCATGCGGCATTCGAGCAATTCATCAACAATCCGGAGCATGGCGTTTTTTTCAAGGAGTACTTGGCCGCGCCGGAAGCGCGCAAAGAGGAAATGCGGAGGTTTTGGGAGTTCATCCGGGAGAAGGAACAAGGAAGGAAGCCGGGCGACCGGCAAGGCGGAGCGTAA
- a CDS encoding ATP-binding protein: MTGSVALWPTLFLLLALLISILASYTMFNFISNLKRTNGTFRQFWLAGGAFVFGVGLWAKHFVTVLAYGQPLYFAWSMLVSLFFIIFFSLTAFVMLTFHNVFRYRLLIGSSILAFGIAFMTYFSVLGQPIGRLSVELSPLTTSLVILFVGTYGSFLLAEQNRKACLWFASLTLGVSVVVVQLLAREALNIEFSVVNTTEKLSQDVNLVGFIVGIAALLILLSTLVTWYIDKRLNQMDERYRLLVENSLDTIAILKGDTWGFVNASGLRMFEAEEPKDLLGKSIFSFLPPKDHENVQERLNNLAVTGSGRPLEQDWYTLNGKVLNTEIVETMTTLNNEPAVQVIIRDISERKKNEELLINSEKLYVAGQLAAGIAHEIRNPLTSLKGFLQLIASGRKNNTTYYDIMNSELDRIEEIVSELLMLSKPQVYQLSYHDVRMMMRDTVTLLETQAILHNIAIETDYGNEPLWVYGVENQVKQVFINVIKNAIEAMVDGGAIRIRLSRVNDGVFIRIHDEGPGIGEDQLAKMGQPFYTTKEKGTGLGLMVSYKIVDNHRGRIYVNSEIGKGTLFEIMLPFRYPEAEAKMSS, translated from the coding sequence ATGACCGGTTCCGTGGCGTTATGGCCGACTTTATTCCTGTTGCTGGCCTTGTTGATCAGCATACTCGCATCTTATACGATGTTCAACTTCATCAGCAATCTGAAGCGAACGAACGGCACCTTTCGGCAATTTTGGCTGGCGGGCGGCGCTTTCGTTTTCGGAGTCGGTTTGTGGGCGAAACATTTCGTGACCGTGCTGGCATACGGACAACCGCTCTATTTCGCTTGGAGCATGCTCGTGAGCCTGTTTTTCATCATTTTCTTCTCGCTTACGGCTTTCGTCATGCTGACGTTTCATAACGTATTCCGCTACCGCTTGCTGATCGGCAGCTCGATTTTGGCTTTCGGTATCGCGTTCATGACGTATTTCAGCGTGCTGGGCCAGCCGATCGGGCGGCTGTCGGTCGAGTTGTCCCCGCTCACGACTTCGCTCGTCATTTTGTTCGTCGGCACGTACGGCTCTTTCCTGCTCGCCGAGCAGAACCGCAAAGCCTGCCTCTGGTTCGCCAGCCTGACGCTGGGCGTCTCCGTAGTCGTCGTGCAGCTGCTCGCCAGAGAGGCGCTGAACATCGAATTCTCTGTCGTTAACACGACGGAAAAGCTGAGCCAAGACGTCAACTTGGTCGGCTTTATCGTCGGCATCGCCGCTTTGCTTATTTTGCTGTCGACGCTGGTGACCTGGTATATCGACAAACGTCTGAACCAGATGGACGAGCGCTACCGGCTGCTGGTCGAAAATTCGCTCGATACGATCGCCATCCTGAAAGGGGACACGTGGGGGTTCGTAAACGCATCCGGGCTTCGGATGTTCGAGGCGGAGGAGCCTAAGGACCTGCTCGGAAAATCGATCTTTTCGTTCCTGCCGCCGAAGGACCACGAGAACGTGCAGGAGCGGCTGAACAATCTCGCGGTGACGGGGAGCGGGCGCCCGCTGGAGCAGGATTGGTATACGCTGAACGGCAAAGTGCTGAATACGGAAATCGTGGAAACGATGACGACGCTCAACAACGAGCCGGCCGTCCAAGTCATCATCCGCGACATCTCGGAGCGGAAGAAGAACGAGGAGCTGCTCATCAATTCCGAGAAGCTGTACGTGGCGGGGCAGTTGGCGGCGGGCATCGCGCACGAAATCCGCAACCCGCTCACTTCGCTGAAAGGCTTCTTGCAATTGATCGCTTCCGGCCGCAAAAACAATACCACCTACTACGATATCATGAACTCCGAGCTGGACCGGATCGAGGAAATCGTCAGCGAGCTGCTGATGCTGTCCAAACCTCAGGTGTACCAGCTGTCCTACCACGACGTGCGCATGATGATGCGGGATACGGTGACGCTGCTGGAGACGCAGGCGATCCTGCATAACATCGCGATCGAGACGGACTACGGGAACGAGCCTTTATGGGTGTACGGCGTGGAAAACCAGGTCAAACAGGTGTTCATTAACGTGATCAAAAACGCGATCGAAGCGATGGTCGACGGCGGCGCGATCCGGATCCGGCTTTCGCGGGTCAATGACGGCGTGTTCATCCGCATTCACGACGAAGGGCCCGGCATCGGCGAGGATCAGCTCGCGAAAATGGGCCAGCCCTTCTATACGACCAAAGAGAAGGGAACCGGCCTCGGCCTGATGGTGAGCTACAAAATCGTGGACAACCATCGCGGGCGCATCTACGTGAACAGCGAGATCGGAAAAGGGACCCTGTTCGAAATCATGCTGCCTTTCCGTTACCCCGAAGCCGAAGCGAAAATGAGCAGCTGA
- a CDS encoding WGxxGxxG family protein gives MKRQIQSGLMVAGLSLMLAVPAYAQGTNSTTGTGMGTYSGTGTYNNTGTPGTYNGVGTTNGTGTFHGAGIGINGTGVGVGTYTNSGFSNNMGRTGTYGTNNYTGYNTGVTNTGRYRTTATTTTRNYDWGWLGLLGLIGLAGMRNRNPERDRS, from the coding sequence ATGAAAAGACAGATCCAAAGCGGTTTGATGGTCGCAGGCTTGTCTTTGATGTTGGCCGTTCCGGCCTATGCTCAAGGCACGAACAGCACGACGGGTACCGGCATGGGCACGTATAGCGGTACGGGCACATACAACAATACGGGCACGCCGGGTACCTATAATGGCGTCGGTACGACGAACGGCACGGGAACGTTCCACGGTGCAGGCATCGGCATTAACGGTACGGGCGTCGGAGTGGGCACGTATACGAACAGCGGCTTCAGCAACAATATGGGCCGCACCGGAACTTACGGAACGAATAACTACACCGGGTACAACACGGGCGTGACGAACACGGGCCGGTACCGCACGACGGCAACGACGACGACACGCAACTATGACTGGGGATGGCTGGGTCTTCTGGGTCTGATCGGCCTTGCCGGTATGCGCAACAGAAATCCGGAGCGGGATCGCAGCTAA
- a CDS encoding DUF1906 domain-containing protein, translating to MAEGIDCATPLNADHARSLAGAGYRFAARYLVPAAYAWKRLTRAEAEAITAAGLQIISVYETSANRAAGGASAGLADGTAAMREARAVGQPEGSAIYFAVDYDAAASDFDEIEAYLKAAASRITGYETGVYGSYSVVEEMARRQACRHFWQTYAWSRGKRSDHANVFQYQNDVRVAGVALDLNHSYGGEGWWNTQDPQLKIEEEVPSMSQEDAVKIIAFLQAAWNAATTKTDKDEFHRLANEVRKAAGMPLE from the coding sequence GTGGCCGAAGGAATCGACTGTGCCACGCCGCTGAACGCCGATCATGCGAGATCGCTCGCCGGAGCCGGATATCGGTTCGCCGCCCGTTATCTGGTGCCGGCAGCGTATGCTTGGAAGCGCCTGACCCGAGCGGAGGCCGAAGCCATTACGGCGGCGGGCCTGCAGATCATCTCCGTTTACGAAACGTCCGCGAACCGTGCGGCGGGGGGTGCATCCGCCGGGCTGGCGGATGGGACCGCGGCGATGCGGGAAGCCCGAGCGGTCGGTCAGCCCGAAGGCTCGGCCATCTACTTCGCGGTCGATTATGACGCGGCGGCCAGCGACTTCGATGAAATCGAAGCCTACTTGAAAGCGGCGGCTTCTCGGATCACCGGGTATGAAACCGGCGTATACGGTTCTTATTCGGTCGTGGAGGAGATGGCCAGGCGGCAGGCGTGCCGGCATTTCTGGCAGACTTACGCGTGGAGCCGGGGGAAGAGAAGCGATCATGCCAACGTCTTTCAGTACCAAAACGACGTCCGGGTCGCCGGGGTCGCCTTGGACTTGAATCATTCCTACGGCGGCGAAGGCTGGTGGAACACCCAAGACCCTCAATTGAAGATAGAGGAGGAGGTTCCGTCGATGAGCCAAGAAGACGCGGTGAAAATCATCGCTTTTCTCCAAGCGGCTTGGAACGCGGCGACGACGAAGACCGACAAGGACGAATTCCATCGTCTCGCGAACGAAGTCCGGAAAGCCGCCGGCATGCCGCTGGAGTGA
- a CDS encoding transposase: protein MLPLSGEKIEVDGVYKNEWGRELELERGNVFPADPVLGTTEWELVEFSFDNHHEGETDPRLYPKKDEIEKQQGKITHPRRHFNRQDR, encoded by the coding sequence ATGCTGCCGTTAAGCGGCGAGAAAATCGAAGTCGACGGCGTGTATAAAAACGAATGGGGACGCGAGCTCGAGCTGGAACGCGGCAACGTATTTCCGGCCGATCCCGTACTCGGCACGACGGAATGGGAGCTCGTCGAATTCAGCTTCGACAATCACCATGAAGGCGAGACCGATCCCCGGCTCTATCCGAAGAAAGACGAGATCGAGAAGCAGCAAGGAAAAATCACCCACCCTCGCAGGCACTTCAACCGCCAAGATCGTTAG
- a CDS encoding hemolysin XhlA family protein: MRTHPMRQNDKVDEMREFAEMRERLVRLETILEALGEDRETAKLSKETALHAIQAAKSAHHRLDDMKEGQRWLWRTIAGTILASAAAILTSFITGS, encoded by the coding sequence ATGAGAACCCATCCCATGCGCCAAAACGACAAAGTGGATGAAATGAGGGAGTTCGCGGAAATGCGGGAGCGCCTGGTCCGGCTGGAGACCATCCTGGAGGCTTTGGGGGAGGATCGGGAAACCGCTAAATTGTCTAAAGAGACGGCATTGCACGCGATCCAGGCTGCGAAATCCGCGCACCATCGTTTGGACGACATGAAGGAAGGCCAGCGGTGGCTCTGGCGCACGATTGCGGGAACCATCCTGGCATCCGCGGCGGCGATTTTAACGAGTTTCATTACGGGAAGCTGA
- a CDS encoding DNA alkylation repair protein, whose protein sequence is MAEALKAMYHERFLRDFAQIVRRRLPSFDADRFVDFVLGAGWDELELKARMRRISEGLRETLPKEYEEALTVLEDIAEECRGFPYMFFPDFVERYGLDDWDRSIAALEKFTPMSSSEFAVRPYLLKDLDKMMGRMLAWSSHPDEHVRRLASEGCRPRLPWAMGVPELKRDPAPIWPILERLKADPSEYVRKSVANNMNDISKDHPEQVVERVIQWQGEDARTDWVLRHGCRGLIRAAHPEIMARFGLLPAAGVEVEEWALSDREIPMGGSVEARYKLRVPEGEAIKLRLELAVTFPRPGGKSYRKQFRLSEKIAEGGSVVIGVRRHSFADLSTRRHYPGVHRLALIVNGSEMASAEAVLTP, encoded by the coding sequence TTGGCGGAAGCGCTCAAAGCGATGTATCATGAACGGTTTTTAAGGGATTTCGCGCAAATCGTCCGCAGACGGCTGCCTTCTTTTGACGCGGATCGGTTCGTGGACTTCGTGCTCGGCGCGGGATGGGATGAGCTCGAATTGAAGGCGCGGATGAGGCGGATTTCCGAGGGGCTCAGAGAGACGCTCCCGAAGGAATACGAAGAAGCGCTGACCGTGCTCGAGGATATTGCGGAGGAGTGCCGCGGATTTCCCTATATGTTTTTTCCGGATTTCGTGGAGCGCTATGGGCTCGACGATTGGGACCGCTCGATCGCGGCACTGGAGAAGTTTACTCCGATGTCGTCGTCGGAGTTCGCGGTACGCCCTTATTTGCTGAAAGACTTGGACAAAATGATGGGCCGGATGCTGGCGTGGAGTTCGCATCCGGATGAGCATGTCCGGCGGCTCGCCAGCGAAGGCTGCAGGCCTCGTCTGCCATGGGCGATGGGGGTTCCGGAGTTGAAACGGGATCCTGCGCCGATCTGGCCGATTTTGGAGCGGCTTAAAGCGGATCCGTCGGAGTACGTGCGCAAAAGCGTGGCGAACAATATGAACGACATTTCCAAGGATCACCCCGAACAAGTCGTGGAGCGGGTGATTCAGTGGCAAGGTGAAGACGCCCGAACCGATTGGGTGCTGCGGCACGGCTGCCGGGGGTTGATTCGGGCCGCCCATCCGGAAATCATGGCGCGGTTCGGCTTGCTTCCGGCGGCCGGCGTCGAGGTCGAGGAATGGGCGTTGTCCGACCGCGAGATTCCGATGGGCGGTTCGGTCGAGGCCAGATATAAGCTGCGCGTTCCGGAAGGGGAGGCGATCAAGCTCCGTTTGGAGCTGGCCGTCACGTTTCCCCGGCCGGGCGGCAAAAGCTACCGGAAGCAGTTCCGATTAAGCGAGAAAATCGCGGAAGGCGGTTCCGTCGTGATCGGCGTCCGGCGCCACTCGTTCGCGGATTTATCGACCCGCCGGCATTATCCGGGCGTTCATCGCCTCGCCCTTATCGTGAACGGAAGCGAAATGGCATCCGCAGAGGCGGTGCTTACGCCATGA
- a CDS encoding NUDIX hydrolase: MTTPNNELFDIYDGIGNPLGTASRTEVHEQGHWHQTFHCWLVRLDGDGRVKILFQRRSDAKDTNPGGYDITAAGHLAAGETVEEAVREVEEELGLSVPFDRLVYYGNIREEAEGEAQGKRYIDRELSHVYGFVTEQLPRDFRLQEEEVAGLYEADALRLIAMMEGYEDSVEAEGIEVKDGKALPSRVRVRASQFVSRDYAYYVGVFRFLHGLAARE, from the coding sequence ATGACAACCCCAAATAACGAACTTTTTGACATTTACGACGGTATAGGGAATCCGCTCGGCACCGCTTCCCGGACGGAAGTTCACGAGCAAGGCCATTGGCATCAAACATTCCATTGCTGGCTTGTCCGGTTGGACGGGGACGGCCGGGTGAAAATCCTGTTCCAGCGGCGTTCGGACGCCAAAGACACGAATCCCGGAGGCTACGACATCACGGCGGCCGGCCACCTTGCCGCAGGCGAAACGGTGGAAGAAGCGGTGCGGGAAGTCGAGGAAGAGCTCGGCTTGTCCGTGCCTTTCGATCGGCTTGTTTATTACGGCAACATTCGGGAAGAAGCGGAAGGCGAAGCGCAGGGCAAACGGTATATCGACCGGGAGCTCAGCCACGTATACGGCTTCGTGACCGAACAACTCCCGCGCGATTTCCGGCTTCAGGAGGAAGAAGTGGCGGGCTTGTACGAAGCGGATGCCCTTCGCCTGATCGCGATGATGGAAGGATACGAGGACTCCGTCGAGGCTGAAGGCATCGAAGTGAAGGACGGTAAGGCGCTGCCGAGCCGCGTTCGGGTCCGGGCGTCGCAGTTCGTTTCCCGGGATTATGCCTACTATGTCGGGGTGTTTCGGTTTCTGCACGGCTTGGCGGCTCGCGAATAA
- a CDS encoding TVP38/TMEM64 family protein, which yields MHIDSWLAFRWEDMTAHLKNIDLQDIQALLDRYSRLGPLPGILLPLLEALMPFLPLVVFVVANASAYGLWAGFLYSWIGACLGALIVFSLARWFGRRYGERIRRRYPRTERFFTWVERKGFTPIFLLSCFPFSPSALVNISAGLSKMPLHTFFTAIFLGKAVMIFMLSFLGSDLQAMAEQPWRIAAAIAVLVVMWYGGKKLEKRYGTDK from the coding sequence ATGCATATCGATAGCTGGCTGGCGTTTCGCTGGGAAGACATGACCGCGCACCTGAAAAACATCGATCTCCAAGACATTCAGGCATTGCTGGACCGTTATTCCCGGCTGGGGCCGCTGCCCGGCATCCTGCTGCCGCTGCTCGAGGCACTCATGCCTTTTCTCCCGCTCGTCGTATTCGTGGTCGCAAACGCTTCCGCTTACGGCTTATGGGCGGGTTTTCTCTATTCCTGGATCGGCGCCTGCCTCGGCGCCCTGATCGTGTTCTCGCTGGCCCGATGGTTCGGCCGACGGTACGGGGAACGGATCCGGCGCCGCTATCCGCGTACCGAACGTTTTTTTACCTGGGTCGAACGCAAGGGCTTTACGCCCATTTTCCTGCTCTCTTGCTTCCCTTTCTCTCCGTCCGCTCTCGTGAACATTTCCGCCGGTCTTTCCAAAATGCCTCTGCACACGTTCTTCACCGCGATCTTTCTGGGCAAAGCCGTCATGATTTTCATGCTGTCTTTTCTGGGATCGGACCTTCAGGCGATGGCGGAGCAGCCTTGGCGGATCGCGGCCGCGATTGCGGTGTTGGTCGTCATGTGGTACGGTGGCAAAAAGCTTGAAAAACGCTACGGAACCGACAAATGA
- a CDS encoding diacylglycerol/lipid kinase family protein, giving the protein MILFVVNEKSGNGRGKKAWQAAESILRERGTPYAAITATSPADAILQAKSKIEREPVQALVAVGGDGTVHSLLPLAVEYRLPLGLIPSGSGNDTALAFGIPKDPAAALDIVLGGSTRPSDLLAARQPDGSLHYSLISVAIGLDGAVAEDVNGSRYKRWCNRLGIGSAAYIIGLFRMLAAFKPQPLTVTVDGRTHVFQKGWLTAVANLATYGGGLKICPDAKPSDGLLHVCVVHGCSALQLLSVFPTVLSGKHVGSKFVTMLKGTDVSVEAPVPLLAYGDGEPAGHTPVRASVLPRQLLIFASASG; this is encoded by the coding sequence GTGATTTTGTTCGTGGTCAACGAAAAATCCGGCAACGGCCGGGGCAAGAAAGCCTGGCAGGCCGCGGAAAGCATTTTGCGGGAACGGGGCACTCCTTATGCGGCCATCACCGCTACATCGCCCGCCGATGCGATACTCCAAGCCAAGAGCAAGATCGAACGGGAGCCTGTGCAAGCCCTCGTGGCCGTCGGCGGCGACGGCACCGTACACAGCCTGCTTCCGCTCGCTGTGGAGTACCGGCTGCCGCTTGGCCTCATCCCCTCGGGCTCCGGCAACGATACGGCTTTGGCCTTCGGCATCCCGAAGGATCCCGCCGCCGCGCTGGATATCGTGCTGGGCGGATCCACCCGTCCTTCGGACCTGCTGGCCGCACGGCAGCCGGATGGCAGCCTCCACTACTCCCTGATCTCCGTGGCGATCGGGCTCGACGGAGCCGTGGCCGAAGACGTGAACGGGTCGCGTTACAAGCGGTGGTGCAACCGGCTGGGCATCGGCTCCGCCGCCTACATCATCGGCCTGTTCCGAATGCTCGCGGCGTTCAAACCCCAGCCGCTGACCGTCACGGTAGACGGCCGAACGCACGTCTTTCAGAAAGGCTGGCTCACGGCCGTCGCCAACCTCGCCACCTACGGGGGCGGGCTCAAAATCTGCCCCGACGCCAAGCCTTCAGACGGACTCCTCCACGTATGCGTCGTGCACGGATGCTCGGCGCTTCAACTGCTGTCCGTTTTCCCGACCGTATTGTCCGGCAAGCATGTCGGATCTAAATTCGTCACCATGCTGAAAGGAACCGACGTCTCCGTAGAGGCGCCGGTTCCTTTGCTTGCCTATGGCGACGGGGAGCCCGCCGGGCATACCCCGGTCCGCGCCTCTGTCCTGCCCCGTCAGCTGCTCATTTTCGCTTCGGCTTCGGGGTAA
- a CDS encoding FUSC family protein — MTIGARVLKTGLAVAFALWVGMLIGLKSPLIAAIAAIFTIQPSIYRSWKQILEQVQSNLLGAAIAIGAVWLVGTTPISVGLVSICVILLCLKIGTEETIGLTLVTVVVVMEAGGSQGWLVAADRLGSIMTGIVSAFLVNVAIAPPRHAKRFVKMVQDAQTLMSRLLRTTVSNELKENVFRDELEKLSAQIRKLEEFYELFTEERVWGRNTRMGRARLLVVYKGMIEALALGRSLIMAVEDHYFAVRTTKEWNRLVDRQIETLCGYHEQLMWKWEGHMKPGASAAAPPPEATALLTEMIADRSVQEETIARARLLVVTTSVFSYEDRLRRLDKLMENYLSRSEANGPGEHAAEKA, encoded by the coding sequence ATGACGATCGGAGCGCGCGTACTCAAAACCGGGCTGGCCGTCGCGTTCGCCCTCTGGGTCGGTATGCTGATCGGGCTGAAGTCGCCGCTGATTGCGGCGATCGCGGCCATATTCACGATTCAGCCTTCGATTTACCGCTCCTGGAAGCAGATTTTGGAGCAGGTGCAGAGCAACCTGCTGGGCGCCGCCATCGCCATCGGCGCGGTCTGGCTGGTTGGGACGACTCCGATTTCCGTGGGGCTCGTGTCCATTTGCGTGATTCTGCTGTGCCTGAAGATCGGTACGGAGGAGACGATCGGCCTGACGCTGGTCACGGTCGTCGTCGTGATGGAAGCCGGCGGCTCGCAAGGCTGGCTGGTCGCGGCCGATCGGCTGGGCTCGATCATGACGGGCATCGTCTCGGCGTTCTTGGTGAACGTCGCGATCGCGCCGCCCCGCCATGCGAAGCGATTCGTGAAGATGGTTCAGGACGCCCAGACGTTGATGTCCAGGCTGCTCCGTACGACGGTGTCGAACGAGCTGAAAGAGAACGTGTTTCGGGACGAACTCGAGAAGCTGAGCGCGCAGATCCGCAAGCTGGAGGAGTTTTACGAGCTGTTCACGGAAGAACGGGTATGGGGCCGCAATACGCGGATGGGACGGGCTCGCCTGCTCGTCGTGTACAAAGGAATGATCGAAGCGTTGGCGCTCGGCCGCTCTTTGATCATGGCGGTCGAGGATCACTATTTCGCGGTACGGACGACCAAAGAGTGGAACCGGCTGGTGGACCGGCAGATCGAAACGCTCTGCGGGTATCACGAGCAGCTCATGTGGAAGTGGGAAGGCCATATGAAGCCGGGCGCCTCGGCAGCCGCCCCGCCTCCCGAGGCGACGGCGCTGCTCACCGAGATGATCGCGGACCGCTCCGTGCAAGAAGAAACGATCGCGCGCGCGCGCCTGCTCGTGGTCACGACGTCCGTGTTCTCGTACGAGGACCGGCTGCGACGCCTCGATAAGCTGATGGAAAATTACTTGAGCCGCAGCGAGGCGAACGGGCCAGGCGAGCATGCGGCGGAGAAGGCGTGA
- a CDS encoding Ku protein, whose translation MQAFWKGTIQIAQLQVPIKLYSATEEKGISFRQQHADCGNPISHLKYCQSCQTEVENENIRKVYDLGGGKFVEVSEEELQAIAPPADKTFRVQHFVRSSELEPHYWKKHYFVGVDEVGGQAFELLRYSLLKMKRTGIGYVTMRSVQQLAALWASKDGLMLTTLHYADEVRAYPAANSSAVPEMTTELMQAFGSLVSGLSVPYDPALYPNVHNESMIHLIDSKIAGQVPEVSHPLASTDSSRHLTDFMSAIQRSLADIGQEEPDLSAKKAKRSKAAK comes from the coding sequence ATGCAAGCGTTCTGGAAAGGCACGATTCAAATTGCCCAGCTCCAGGTTCCGATCAAGCTGTATTCCGCCACCGAGGAGAAAGGCATCTCATTCCGGCAGCAGCATGCCGATTGCGGAAATCCGATCTCGCACTTGAAGTATTGCCAAAGTTGCCAGACCGAAGTGGAAAACGAAAATATCCGCAAAGTTTACGACCTTGGCGGCGGTAAGTTCGTCGAAGTGAGCGAAGAAGAGCTTCAAGCGATTGCGCCGCCTGCCGACAAAACGTTCCGCGTCCAGCACTTCGTCCGTTCGTCCGAACTTGAACCCCATTATTGGAAGAAGCATTACTTCGTAGGCGTCGACGAGGTGGGCGGGCAGGCTTTCGAGCTTCTCCGTTATTCTTTGTTGAAAATGAAACGAACCGGCATCGGTTACGTGACGATGAGATCCGTTCAGCAGCTTGCCGCCCTGTGGGCTTCCAAAGACGGACTTATGCTCACCACGCTGCACTATGCCGATGAAGTCCGAGCGTACCCGGCAGCAAACTCCTCCGCGGTACCCGAGATGACAACCGAGTTGATGCAGGCATTCGGCAGCTTGGTATCCGGCTTGTCCGTGCCTTACGATCCCGCGCTATATCCCAACGTGCATAACGAGTCCATGATCCACCTGATCGATTCCAAAATCGCCGGCCAAGTTCCCGAGGTTTCTCACCCTCTCGCATCGACGGACTCCAGCCGGCACCTTACCGATTTCATGTCGGCGATCCAAAGAAGCTTGGCGGACATCGGGCAGGAAGAGCCGGACCTCTCCGCCAAAAAGGCGAAACGGAGTAAAGCGGCGAAATGA